A DNA window from Flavisolibacter ginsenosidimutans contains the following coding sequences:
- a CDS encoding MarR family winged helix-turn-helix transcriptional regulator, which translates to MVSTHFKKGELYSFITGKASTAIARRLQKKFNEAGISVTIEQWSVLYHLWKADGISQQELCNATFRDKPSITRLVDNLEKLGLVKRVAHDKDRRINKILLTKEALKLEGETMQLAEETLNEALAGVSQKDIEMCKEVLQKVYDNLSS; encoded by the coding sequence ATGGTTTCAACCCATTTTAAAAAAGGCGAATTATACAGTTTCATCACGGGCAAGGCTTCTACGGCCATTGCGCGGCGGCTGCAAAAGAAATTCAACGAGGCGGGCATCTCCGTCACCATTGAACAATGGAGCGTTCTGTATCATTTGTGGAAGGCCGATGGCATCAGCCAGCAGGAGCTTTGCAATGCCACCTTTCGCGACAAGCCAAGCATTACGCGGCTTGTTGACAACCTTGAAAAATTAGGCTTGGTAAAACGTGTGGCGCACGACAAGGACCGGCGCATCAACAAAATTCTCTTGACGAAGGAAGCGCTGAAGCTGGAAGGAGAAACCATGCAGTTAGCCGAAGAAACGCTGAACGAAGCACTTGCCGGCGTGTCGCAGAAGGACATTGAAATGTGCAAGGAAGTGTTGCAGAAGGTGTACGATAACCTTAGCTCTTGA